The following proteins come from a genomic window of Archangium lipolyticum:
- a CDS encoding ROK family protein, protein MTALWGGIEAGGTKFVCAVGTGPDDIRAQVRIPTTTPEATIGQALAFFQEQTRERGPLAALGIASFGPVDLHPGSPTYGFITSTPKPGWRNADVAGPFRRALNIPVGFDTDVNGAALGENRWGAAQGLDTFIYLTIGTGIGGGGPSNGRLMRGLLHPEMGHIRLPHDSRADPFPGGCPFHGDCFEGLASGPALEKRWGQRAESLPEDHPAWALEAHYIALALMSYICTLSPQRIIIGGGVMAQRHLFPLVRAEVVRLLNGYIQSPAILEHIDTYIVPPGLGDRAGVLGALALALETR, encoded by the coding sequence GTGACGGCACTGTGGGGTGGCATCGAAGCGGGGGGGACGAAGTTCGTGTGCGCGGTGGGGACGGGCCCGGACGACATCCGGGCCCAGGTGCGCATCCCCACCACGACGCCCGAGGCGACGATCGGTCAGGCCCTGGCGTTCTTCCAGGAGCAGACGCGTGAGCGGGGTCCACTGGCGGCCCTGGGCATCGCGTCCTTCGGCCCGGTGGATCTCCACCCGGGCTCACCGACGTACGGCTTCATCACCTCCACGCCCAAGCCGGGCTGGAGGAACGCGGATGTGGCCGGTCCGTTCCGGCGGGCCCTGAACATCCCGGTCGGCTTCGACACCGACGTGAATGGCGCGGCCCTCGGAGAGAACCGCTGGGGCGCGGCCCAGGGGCTCGACACGTTCATCTACCTGACGATCGGCACCGGCATCGGCGGGGGCGGGCCGAGTAACGGCCGGTTGATGCGCGGCCTCCTTCATCCGGAGATGGGGCACATCCGCCTGCCGCACGACTCCCGGGCGGATCCCTTCCCCGGGGGCTGTCCCTTCCATGGCGACTGCTTCGAGGGGCTGGCGTCCGGTCCGGCCCTGGAGAAGCGCTGGGGCCAGCGCGCCGAGTCCCTGCCGGAGGATCATCCCGCCTGGGCACTCGAGGCGCACTACATCGCGCTCGCGCTGATGAGCTACATCTGCACGCTCTCACCCCAGCGCATCATCATCGGCGGAGGGGTGATGGCGCAGCGGCACCTCTTCCCGCTGGTGCGCGCCGAGGTGGTGAGATTGCTCAACGGCTACATCCAATCTCCCGCCATCCTCGAGCACATCGACACGTACATCGTCCCGCCCGGCCTGGGGGATCGCGCCGGGGTGCTGGGCGCCCTCGCCCTGGCCCTCGAGACCCGGTAG
- a CDS encoding TonB-dependent receptor — translation MKFKNQKWLSLALALAITGPGTAFAAGELNGRINGKLLEAGTKAALPGVKVTISSPALIGGSKEIATANDGYFELANLPPGEYTVEFSMEGVKPLKRKLTVRQGETSPLNLQWNVESAAEETIVVEYEAPPTRPDTTQSGTVLSSSGQSKVASGRSYQNVAQQVAGVSGGANPDVRGANSIMNRYLVDGMDITDPVTNTFSANINFDSIGSFAVLTGGMEAKYNAMGGVINLITNGGSDEFHVDASFYGNHYKLAAPAQYGSNLYEGFRPFDPTVRPPTQGAQGNINVSGPILKEKLWFNLSYQYTNNQASVPSGPPLNIQAPNREFIGHYLRGKLTFAPGSRSRLTLSASTDPATISYADNNGSAANAYTPFASRLQKQGGAFGTLIWEYFPTDDITYKAQVGAQNNTIESGPQAQLGNIDLEAIRNAYNDPTLTYDPNRSQHYNRDDGSYWYNDSDHTVDARYTAMADLSVTKRATIFGQRHEAEAGFQGRMVRRDYSFAIPGGRTFSDRNGGAGAAGLCVDNGDGTFSGGCYQYTETPDFTTVEQGLGLGFYVQDRYKPTDWLTILPGLRFDYGVTKDADNRIVSQLAGFGPRIGAAVDVTRDQKTVFSAFYGRSNETLSLLSAANSSSGPISTTYQYNATSKKFAKAYETGGPGGTLVDPHNHTAPHSDEILLSLRRQVLKGTSIGVEYTYKHLQNIWDAVETNVMWDPTGTRVIGYRDESKGTVYKFTRPDDNWIKYQSVDLIVDGRPTPEIEFYAAYTLSFRYGPGNESMGQLGTGISQYNNPRQRQFFTGYALGDTRHQLKFTGSYTWKGFSIGPSINFSTGTPLAKRYNSADDAVSGYMLRSPVGTTPGAGNDPKLITEFRLPDLLTVNARASYDFSELTGQKISLMVDGFNLFNTATATNVRRDDGLSNPNNFGLASARQQPLRVQLGVRYQY, via the coding sequence ATGAAATTCAAGAATCAGAAGTGGTTGTCCCTCGCCCTTGCCCTCGCCATCACCGGTCCGGGCACGGCGTTCGCGGCCGGTGAGCTGAACGGCCGTATCAACGGCAAGCTGCTCGAGGCCGGCACCAAGGCGGCCCTTCCGGGCGTCAAGGTGACCATCTCCTCGCCGGCCCTCATCGGCGGCTCCAAGGAGATCGCCACCGCCAATGACGGTTACTTCGAGCTCGCCAACCTCCCCCCCGGTGAGTACACCGTCGAGTTCAGCATGGAGGGCGTCAAGCCCCTCAAGCGCAAGCTCACGGTGCGCCAGGGCGAGACGAGCCCGCTGAACCTCCAGTGGAACGTGGAGTCGGCCGCCGAGGAGACCATCGTCGTCGAGTACGAGGCTCCCCCGACCCGTCCCGACACCACCCAGTCCGGTACGGTGCTCTCCTCGTCCGGTCAGTCCAAGGTGGCCTCGGGCCGCAGCTACCAGAACGTGGCCCAGCAGGTCGCGGGCGTGAGCGGTGGTGCCAACCCGGACGTGCGCGGCGCCAACTCCATCATGAACCGCTACCTGGTGGACGGCATGGACATCACCGATCCGGTGACGAACACGTTCTCCGCCAACATCAACTTCGACTCCATCGGCTCCTTCGCCGTCCTCACCGGCGGTATGGAGGCGAAGTACAACGCGATGGGCGGCGTCATCAACCTCATCACGAACGGCGGTTCGGATGAGTTCCACGTCGACGCGTCGTTCTACGGCAACCACTACAAGCTGGCGGCGCCGGCGCAGTACGGCTCCAACCTGTACGAGGGTTTCCGTCCGTTCGACCCGACGGTCCGCCCGCCGACCCAGGGCGCCCAGGGCAACATCAACGTCAGCGGCCCCATCCTCAAGGAGAAGCTCTGGTTCAACCTCTCCTACCAGTACACCAACAACCAGGCCTCCGTGCCGTCGGGCCCGCCGCTCAACATCCAGGCCCCCAACCGCGAGTTCATCGGCCACTACCTGCGCGGTAAGCTGACGTTCGCCCCCGGCTCGCGCAGCCGCCTCACCCTGTCCGCCTCGACCGACCCCGCCACCATCAGCTACGCGGACAACAACGGCTCGGCGGCGAACGCGTACACGCCGTTCGCCAGCCGCCTGCAGAAGCAGGGTGGTGCCTTCGGTACCCTCATCTGGGAGTACTTCCCCACGGATGACATCACCTACAAGGCCCAGGTGGGTGCGCAGAACAACACCATCGAGTCCGGTCCCCAGGCGCAGCTGGGCAACATCGACCTGGAGGCCATCCGCAACGCCTACAACGACCCGACCCTGACGTACGATCCCAACCGGTCTCAGCACTACAACCGGGACGACGGCAGCTACTGGTACAACGACTCCGACCACACGGTTGACGCCCGCTACACCGCGATGGCGGACCTCTCCGTCACCAAGCGCGCCACCATCTTCGGCCAGCGTCACGAGGCCGAGGCCGGCTTCCAGGGCCGCATGGTGCGCCGCGACTACTCCTTCGCCATCCCCGGCGGCAGGACCTTCAGCGACCGCAACGGTGGTGCGGGTGCGGCCGGTCTGTGCGTCGACAACGGCGACGGAACGTTCTCCGGTGGCTGCTACCAGTACACGGAGACCCCGGACTTCACGACCGTCGAGCAGGGTCTGGGCCTCGGCTTCTACGTGCAGGACCGCTACAAGCCGACCGACTGGCTCACCATCCTGCCCGGTCTGCGCTTCGACTACGGCGTGACCAAGGACGCGGACAACCGCATCGTGTCGCAGCTGGCCGGCTTCGGTCCCCGCATCGGCGCGGCGGTCGACGTGACGCGTGACCAGAAGACCGTCTTCTCGGCCTTCTACGGTCGCTCCAACGAGACGCTGTCGCTGCTCTCGGCGGCCAACTCCTCGTCCGGTCCGATCTCCACCACCTACCAGTACAACGCCACCTCGAAGAAGTTCGCCAAGGCGTACGAGACGGGTGGTCCTGGCGGCACCCTGGTGGATCCGCACAACCACACCGCGCCGCACTCGGATGAAATCCTGCTGAGCTTGCGCCGTCAGGTGCTCAAGGGCACCAGCATCGGCGTCGAGTACACCTACAAGCACCTGCAGAACATCTGGGACGCGGTCGAGACCAACGTGATGTGGGATCCGACCGGCACGCGCGTCATCGGCTACCGGGACGAGAGCAAGGGCACGGTCTACAAGTTCACCCGTCCGGACGACAACTGGATCAAGTACCAGAGCGTCGACCTCATCGTGGACGGCCGCCCCACGCCGGAGATCGAGTTCTACGCGGCCTACACGCTGTCCTTCCGCTACGGTCCGGGCAACGAGTCGATGGGTCAGCTGGGCACCGGCATCAGCCAGTACAACAACCCGCGGCAGAGGCAGTTCTTCACGGGTTACGCGCTGGGTGACACGCGGCACCAGCTCAAGTTCACGGGTTCCTACACCTGGAAGGGCTTCAGCATCGGTCCCAGCATCAACTTCTCCACGGGCACGCCGCTGGCCAAGCGCTACAACTCCGCCGACGATGCCGTCAGCGGCTACATGCTGCGCTCCCCCGTGGGCACCACGCCGGGCGCTGGCAACGACCCGAAGCTGATCACCGAGTTCCGTCTGCCGGACCTCCTGACGGTCAACGCCCGCGCCTCCTACGACTTCTCGGAGCTGACCGGCCAGAAGATCAGCCTCATGGTGGACGGCTTCAACCTGTTCAACACGGCGACCGCCACCAACGTGCGCCGCGACGACGGCCTGAGCAACCCGAACAACTTCGGCCTCGCGTCCGCGCGTCAGCAGCCGCTGCGCGTGCAGCTGGGCGTGCGCTACCAGTACTAG
- a CDS encoding AmpG family muropeptide MFS transporter, with the protein MSSKPSLLQVLASPRAWLLVALGFASGLPLLLVGGTLSAWMTNEGVNLKTIGVFTLVASPYTFKFIWAPLMDLKALPFLGRRRGWMLVTQLGLMGAIAAMGTVNPKDSPLAMACLALLVSFLSASQDVVTDAWRTDTLSAEERGFGTATFVMGYRFGMIAAGAVALSLSQFIGWPRTYWTMGALMLVGVVATLLAREPQGQRPPRTLTEAAVVPFFDYFRRNGAVLALLFLLLYKLGDAIAGGMTTPFFLKLGFSNLEVGAISKGVGMAATIVGALFGGALLAKLGTRRSLFIFGALQALTNLTYLALALVGKHHLMLALAICTDNLCGGMATTAFGAFTMSLCNKRFSATQFALLSALANLGSRMLTATSGFLAEWMGWAGFFGLTVVLALPALVLLGFLPEGIAAPVEEPPVPEPTAPSPPAPATAVAR; encoded by the coding sequence ATGTCCTCCAAGCCCTCCCTCCTCCAGGTCCTCGCCAGCCCGCGTGCGTGGCTTCTCGTGGCGCTCGGCTTCGCCTCCGGTCTGCCCCTGCTCCTCGTGGGCGGCACCCTGTCCGCCTGGATGACCAACGAGGGCGTCAACCTGAAGACGATCGGTGTCTTCACCCTGGTGGCCTCGCCCTACACCTTCAAGTTCATCTGGGCGCCCTTGATGGACCTCAAGGCGCTGCCCTTCCTGGGACGGCGGCGCGGGTGGATGCTCGTCACGCAGCTGGGCCTCATGGGCGCCATCGCCGCCATGGGCACCGTCAACCCCAAGGACTCGCCGCTGGCCATGGCCTGCCTCGCGCTGCTGGTGTCCTTCCTCTCCGCCAGCCAGGACGTCGTCACCGACGCGTGGCGCACCGACACCCTCTCCGCGGAGGAGCGTGGCTTCGGCACCGCCACCTTCGTCATGGGCTACCGCTTCGGGATGATCGCCGCCGGCGCCGTGGCCCTCAGCCTCTCGCAGTTCATCGGCTGGCCGCGCACCTATTGGACCATGGGCGCCCTCATGCTGGTGGGCGTGGTGGCCACCCTGCTGGCGCGCGAGCCCCAGGGCCAGCGCCCCCCGCGCACCCTCACCGAGGCCGCCGTCGTCCCCTTCTTCGACTACTTCCGCCGCAACGGCGCCGTGCTCGCCCTGCTCTTCCTGCTCCTCTACAAGCTGGGAGATGCCATCGCGGGCGGAATGACGACGCCCTTCTTCCTCAAGCTGGGCTTCTCCAACCTGGAGGTGGGCGCCATCAGCAAGGGCGTGGGCATGGCGGCCACCATCGTGGGGGCGCTGTTCGGCGGCGCGCTGCTGGCCAAGCTGGGCACGCGCCGCAGCCTCTTCATCTTCGGCGCGCTCCAGGCCCTCACCAACCTCACCTACCTGGCGCTCGCGCTGGTGGGCAAGCACCACCTCATGCTCGCGCTGGCCATCTGCACGGACAACCTGTGCGGAGGCATGGCCACCACGGCCTTCGGCGCCTTCACGATGTCGCTGTGCAACAAGCGCTTCAGCGCCACCCAGTTCGCGCTGCTGTCCGCGCTGGCCAACCTGGGCAGCCGCATGCTCACCGCCACCTCTGGCTTCCTGGCCGAGTGGATGGGCTGGGCCGGCTTCTTCGGCCTCACCGTGGTGCTCGCCCTGCCCGCGCTCGTGCTGCTGGGCTTCCTCCCCGAGGGCATCGCCGCTCCCGTG
- a CDS encoding LamB/YcsF family protein: protein MAPCLLNIDLGELPDEDERLYTYAQVANIACGGHAGDERTMRRALAACARHGTRAGAHPSFEDREHFGRRELVVAPEVLRAQVAAQCAELAMLASEVGVPVRYAKPHGALYHAANKDPALARAVVDGIVGSLGPGVTFIGPGSGALREAARAVGLAYAREGFADRGTLPDGSLIPRGQPGAVLSDPALARENALRLVLGGTVDTLCVHGDSPGAVAMAREVREVLDVLSLRTEPLGEGALRLALPARLERRAVLEALKAQPGVVDVVVGEAHACMYFDPSAPPEDPRRVLGRLTTAPALVEERPLVTVRVRYDGPDLERVAESVGLSVDDVALLHASREYTVRSVGFLPGFAYLGEVDARIAVPRLSTPRTRVPALAVGLAGQRTGIYPFASPGGWNLIATAVDFTAFRPDSGALLGLGDRVLFERVD, encoded by the coding sequence ATGGCCCCATGCCTCCTCAACATCGACCTGGGCGAGCTGCCCGACGAGGACGAGCGGCTCTACACCTACGCGCAGGTGGCGAACATCGCCTGTGGCGGGCACGCGGGAGACGAGCGCACCATGCGCCGGGCGCTCGCGGCGTGCGCGCGCCATGGGACGCGGGCCGGAGCGCACCCCTCCTTCGAGGACCGTGAGCACTTCGGGCGGCGGGAGCTGGTGGTGGCCCCCGAGGTGTTGCGCGCCCAGGTGGCCGCCCAGTGCGCCGAGCTGGCGATGCTGGCCTCGGAGGTGGGTGTGCCCGTGCGCTACGCCAAGCCGCACGGTGCCCTGTACCACGCGGCCAACAAGGACCCCGCGCTCGCCCGCGCGGTGGTGGACGGCATCGTCGGGTCGCTGGGCCCGGGTGTCACCTTCATCGGCCCGGGCTCGGGTGCGCTGCGCGAGGCGGCCCGGGCGGTGGGGCTGGCCTACGCGCGCGAGGGCTTCGCGGACCGGGGCACGCTGCCGGATGGCTCGTTGATTCCACGCGGGCAGCCGGGCGCGGTGCTGAGCGACCCCGCGCTGGCGCGGGAGAACGCGCTGCGCCTGGTCCTGGGGGGCACGGTGGACACGCTGTGCGTGCACGGGGACTCGCCGGGCGCGGTGGCGATGGCGCGCGAGGTGCGCGAGGTGCTGGACGTGCTCTCCCTGCGCACCGAGCCGCTCGGAGAGGGCGCGCTGCGGCTCGCGCTGCCCGCGCGGCTGGAGCGGCGCGCGGTGCTGGAGGCGCTCAAGGCCCAGCCCGGGGTGGTGGACGTGGTGGTGGGCGAGGCGCATGCCTGCATGTACTTCGACCCCTCGGCCCCGCCCGAGGACCCGCGGCGCGTGCTGGGCCGGCTGACCACGGCTCCGGCGTTGGTGGAGGAGCGGCCACTCGTCACCGTGCGCGTGCGCTACGACGGACCGGACCTGGAGAGGGTGGCCGAGAGCGTGGGCCTGTCGGTGGACGACGTGGCGCTGCTGCACGCCTCGCGCGAGTACACGGTGCGCAGCGTGGGCTTCCTCCCGGGCTTCGCCTACCTGGGCGAGGTGGATGCGCGCATCGCCGTGCCCCGGCTCTCCACGCCGAGGACGCGCGTGCCGGCGCTCGCGGTGGGGCTCGCCGGGCAGCGCACCGGCATCTACCCGTTCGCCTCGCCGGGCGGGTGGAACCTCATCGCCACCGCCGTGGACTTCACCGCCTTCCGGCCCGACTCCGGCGCGCTGCTGGGACTCGGGGACCGGGTGCTCTTCGAGCGGGTGGACTGA
- a CDS encoding 5-oxoprolinase subunit C family protein has translation MDATWEVLDVGGAVLVQDGGRAGLMHQGVPPGGALVPEWLAAANRAVGNAWSAAALECFGRLELRLRGRSAWVSVDGRAFQVEEGGRVSVPAPDAAVVRYVAVEGGLALPEVLGGRGTLPVARFGGLEGRMLKRGDVLPLGTGGGARVEAGTALSLESDVRVVLGPDLGFFGAGTAEVLLESTFTVSDLSDRVGMRLHGPKLPQADVGSGLSGPMVRGAIQVPSSGEAIVLGPDHPTMGGYPVLAVVIRADWGALAARRPGAPVRFRAVDLDEARDIWSRRTPL, from the coding sequence ATGGACGCAACGTGGGAGGTGCTCGACGTCGGTGGGGCGGTGCTGGTGCAGGACGGAGGACGCGCGGGCCTCATGCACCAGGGGGTGCCACCCGGTGGCGCGCTGGTGCCCGAGTGGCTGGCCGCGGCCAACCGCGCGGTGGGCAACGCGTGGAGCGCGGCGGCCCTGGAGTGTTTTGGGCGGCTGGAGCTGCGGCTGCGCGGGCGGAGCGCGTGGGTGTCCGTGGACGGCCGGGCCTTCCAGGTGGAGGAGGGCGGGCGCGTCTCGGTGCCGGCGCCCGACGCGGCGGTGGTGCGCTACGTGGCCGTGGAGGGCGGGCTCGCCTTGCCCGAGGTGCTCGGCGGGCGGGGCACGCTGCCGGTGGCGCGGTTCGGCGGTCTCGAGGGCCGCATGCTGAAGCGTGGGGACGTGCTGCCACTCGGCACCGGAGGTGGTGCCCGCGTGGAGGCCGGCACGGCGCTGTCGCTGGAGTCGGACGTGCGCGTGGTGCTCGGGCCGGACCTGGGCTTCTTCGGCGCGGGCACGGCGGAGGTGCTGCTGGAGAGCACCTTCACCGTGTCCGACTTGAGCGACCGCGTGGGCATGCGGCTGCACGGGCCGAAGCTGCCGCAGGCCGATGTGGGCTCGGGGCTGTCCGGACCCATGGTGCGCGGCGCCATCCAGGTGCCGTCCTCCGGAGAGGCCATCGTGCTCGGGCCGGACCATCCCACCATGGGCGGCTATCCGGTGCTCGCGGTGGTCATCCGCGCGGACTGGGGCGCTCTGGCCGCCCGCAGGCCAGGGGCCCCGGTGCGGTTCCGCGCGGTGGACCTGGACGAGGCGCGCGACATCTGGAGCCGGCGCACGCCCCTCTAG
- a CDS encoding GAF domain-containing sensor histidine kinase, whose protein sequence is MARSIESDVAAVSRLEAVPTILRVVTETTGLRFSVVARVTQGTWTACAVHDEIAFGLKAGDHLDVATTLCSEVRDSYTPIVINHASQDPHYCTHRTPKLYGFESYIAVPIFLKNGEYFGNVCALDPLPAKLEEPKVVAMMKLFADLIALQLDAEQRQEATREQLLNEQQTSELREQFIAVLGHDLRNPLSSVLMGADTLLRAQLAERESRIVRRIRESSRRMSRLVDDVMDFARAKLGGGISLSMAPVDDLAVSLRHIVSELESAHPERIIRFAADECTGVLCDRERVGQLLSNLVANALEHGESGEPVDVQLRRTADSVVLTVTNRGAPIPPETIPLLFRPYRRGPAGHPRTGLGLGLYIVSEIARAHGGTIDVASSREQGTAFTFTLKSSARSEPEPRKLNAS, encoded by the coding sequence ATGGCCCGTTCCATCGAATCCGACGTCGCGGCGGTCTCTCGCCTGGAAGCCGTCCCCACCATCCTGCGGGTCGTCACCGAGACGACGGGCCTTCGCTTCTCGGTCGTCGCACGTGTCACCCAGGGCACCTGGACGGCGTGTGCGGTGCACGATGAGATCGCCTTTGGCCTGAAGGCCGGCGACCACCTCGATGTCGCGACCACGCTGTGCAGCGAGGTCCGCGACTCCTACACCCCCATCGTCATCAACCACGCCAGCCAGGATCCTCATTACTGCACCCATCGGACTCCGAAGCTGTACGGCTTCGAGAGCTACATCGCGGTGCCCATCTTCCTGAAGAATGGTGAGTATTTCGGGAACGTCTGCGCGCTCGATCCGCTGCCCGCGAAGCTCGAGGAACCGAAGGTCGTGGCGATGATGAAGCTCTTCGCCGACCTCATCGCGCTTCAGCTCGACGCGGAGCAGCGGCAGGAGGCGACCCGTGAGCAGTTGCTGAACGAGCAGCAGACCTCGGAGCTGCGCGAGCAGTTCATCGCCGTGCTCGGCCATGACCTCCGCAACCCACTCTCCTCGGTGCTCATGGGGGCGGACACGCTGTTGCGTGCCCAGCTGGCCGAGCGGGAATCCAGGATCGTCCGGCGGATCCGCGAGAGCAGCCGGCGCATGTCGAGGCTCGTCGACGACGTCATGGACTTCGCCCGGGCGAAGCTGGGAGGGGGAATCAGCCTCTCGATGGCACCCGTGGATGACCTGGCGGTCTCACTCAGGCACATCGTCTCGGAGCTGGAGAGCGCGCACCCCGAGCGCATCATCCGGTTCGCCGCCGACGAGTGCACGGGGGTCCTCTGCGACCGTGAGCGCGTGGGCCAGCTGCTCTCGAACCTGGTGGCGAACGCGCTCGAACACGGCGAGTCCGGCGAGCCCGTGGACGTCCAGTTGCGGCGCACGGCGGACAGCGTGGTGCTGACGGTCACCAACCGCGGCGCACCCATTCCTCCCGAGACGATTCCGCTGCTCTTCCGGCCCTACCGCAGGGGGCCCGCCGGTCATCCGCGCACCGGCCTCGGGCTCGGGCTGTACATCGTGTCGGAGATCGCCAGGGCCCATGGCGGGACGATCGATGTGGCCTCGTCGAGGGAGCAGGGGACTGCCTTCACGTTCACCCTGAAGTCGAGCGCGCGGAGCGAACCCGAGCCGCGCAAGCTCAACGCCTCCTGA
- a CDS encoding GNAT family N-acetyltransferase, translating into MTPPDFRLVPALPEHVDVWMAMREEPVSRALMPLEPASRESLLKRLQESTSDLSDPKATSFRWMVELDGRIIGTVAARELSRFQGRVEIGYMLSSAYHRRGIGTRAVARVLERLFGEWPFLHRVWLTTAADNLASQGVARKLGFSLEGVMREHYFIDGKRKDQQVWGLLRSEWEQVSSRRVM; encoded by the coding sequence ATGACGCCCCCCGATTTCCGCCTGGTCCCCGCCCTGCCCGAGCACGTGGACGTGTGGATGGCGATGCGCGAGGAGCCCGTCTCGCGCGCGCTGATGCCGCTGGAGCCGGCCTCGCGCGAGTCGCTGCTGAAGCGCCTCCAGGAGTCGACCAGTGACCTGTCCGACCCCAAGGCCACGAGCTTCCGGTGGATGGTGGAGCTCGACGGGCGCATCATCGGCACGGTGGCCGCGCGGGAGCTGTCGCGCTTCCAGGGGCGGGTGGAGATCGGCTACATGCTCTCGAGCGCGTACCACCGCCGGGGCATCGGCACGCGGGCGGTGGCGAGGGTGCTGGAGCGCCTCTTCGGCGAGTGGCCCTTCCTGCACCGCGTCTGGCTCACCACGGCGGCGGACAACCTGGCCTCGCAGGGCGTGGCGCGGAAGCTCGGCTTCTCGCTGGAGGGCGTGATGCGCGAGCACTACTTCATTGACGGCAAGCGCAAGGACCAGCAGGTGTGGGGGTTGTTGCGGTCCGAGTGGGAGCAGGTCTCGAGCAGGAGGGTGATGTGA
- a CDS encoding glutathione S-transferase family protein, with product MKLHEHPMSSAAFKVRAVVHELGLPVTFVTVDMMKGEHKTPAFLAMNPNGKVPTLEDDGFYLWESNAILCYLAARKPESGLLPTDARGMAQVQQWLQWHATTFAPSTGEVMAETLYAKFMGRAKDEAKYAAGMEKVRRDLGVLEKALAGKEYLCGKLTIADFSLVSTLLLRAPMGVDLEAFPHVKAWVARMEARESVRKSLPPL from the coding sequence ATGAAGCTCCATGAGCACCCGATGTCCAGCGCCGCCTTCAAGGTCCGCGCTGTCGTCCACGAACTCGGCCTGCCCGTCACGTTCGTCACCGTCGACATGATGAAGGGCGAGCACAAGACGCCCGCCTTCCTCGCCATGAACCCCAACGGCAAGGTCCCCACCCTCGAGGACGACGGCTTCTATCTCTGGGAGTCCAACGCCATCCTCTGTTACCTGGCCGCCAGGAAGCCCGAGAGCGGGCTGCTGCCCACCGACGCGCGCGGCATGGCCCAGGTCCAGCAGTGGCTGCAGTGGCACGCCACCACCTTCGCCCCCTCCACCGGCGAGGTGATGGCCGAGACCCTCTACGCGAAGTTCATGGGTCGCGCGAAGGACGAGGCGAAGTACGCCGCCGGCATGGAGAAGGTCCGCCGGGACCTCGGCGTGCTGGAGAAGGCGCTCGCCGGCAAGGAGTACCTCTGCGGCAAGCTCACCATCGCCGACTTCTCCCTCGTCTCCACCCTGCTCCTGCGCGCCCCCATGGGCGTCGACCTCGAGGCCTTCCCCCACGTGAAGGCCTGGGTCGCGCGCATGGAGGCCCGCGAGAGCGTCCGCAAGTCCCTGCCTCCCCTGTAG
- a CDS encoding ABC transporter substrate-binding protein, with protein MHSTSRRIRTVGVLAALMFLAPACKRDSTEAKGGTAAPAPGLKIALLLPESKTARYETHDRPHFERKVKELCADCEILYSNADQDASKQQNQAEAALTNGAKVLVLDPVDSASAAAIVTRARQSKVPVLSYERLILNADVDYYISFDNEKVGRLQAQALLDKLKADGKGNGTIVIINGSPTDNNAKLFKAGAHAVFDGSELKVGAEYDTPDWSPDKAQQQMEQAITTLGKDKIAGVYAANDGTAGGAIAAMKAAGVSPLPPVTGQDAELAAIQRILAGEQFMTVYKAIKAEGEIAAEVAVALARGNPLPPGRVNGKVNNGTKDVPSILLPAQVVTKDNVKSTVVADGFWTAAQICEGTYASACASAQLTP; from the coding sequence ATGCATTCGACGTCTCGCCGTATTCGCACCGTGGGAGTGCTCGCCGCGTTGATGTTCCTCGCACCCGCCTGCAAGCGTGACAGCACGGAGGCCAAGGGAGGCACGGCGGCCCCGGCCCCGGGCTTGAAGATCGCCCTGCTGCTGCCGGAGTCGAAGACCGCGCGCTACGAGACCCATGACCGTCCGCACTTCGAGCGCAAGGTGAAGGAGCTGTGCGCGGACTGCGAGATCCTCTACAGCAACGCCGATCAGGACGCCTCGAAGCAGCAGAACCAGGCCGAGGCGGCGCTGACCAACGGGGCCAAGGTGCTGGTGTTGGATCCGGTGGACTCGGCCTCGGCGGCCGCCATCGTGACGCGCGCCCGGCAGTCCAAGGTGCCCGTCCTCAGCTACGAGCGCCTCATCCTCAACGCGGACGTGGACTACTACATCTCCTTCGACAACGAGAAGGTGGGCCGGCTCCAGGCCCAGGCGCTGCTCGACAAGCTCAAGGCGGACGGCAAGGGCAACGGCACCATCGTCATCATCAACGGCTCGCCCACCGACAACAACGCGAAGCTCTTCAAGGCGGGCGCGCATGCCGTGTTCGATGGCTCCGAGCTGAAGGTGGGCGCCGAGTACGACACGCCGGACTGGAGCCCGGACAAGGCCCAGCAGCAGATGGAGCAAGCCATCACCACGCTGGGCAAGGACAAGATCGCCGGCGTGTACGCGGCCAACGACGGCACGGCGGGTGGAGCCATCGCGGCGATGAAGGCCGCCGGTGTGTCGCCGCTCCCGCCCGTCACCGGGCAGGACGCCGAGCTGGCCGCCATCCAGCGCATCCTCGCGGGTGAGCAGTTCATGACCGTCTACAAGGCCATCAAGGCCGAGGGGGAGATCGCCGCCGAGGTCGCCGTGGCGCTGGCGCGCGGCAACCCCCTGCCCCCCGGCCGGGTGAACGGCAAGGTGAACAACGGCACCAAGGACGTGCCCTCCATCCTCCTGCCCGCGCAGGTCGTCACCAAGGACAACGTGAAGAGCACCGTCGTCGCCGACGGCTTCTGGACGGCCGCGCAGATCTGCGAGGGCACCTACGCGAGCGCCTGCGCCTCGGCGCAGCTCACGCCCTGA